A stretch of Paenibacillus sp. URB8-2 DNA encodes these proteins:
- the opp4A gene encoding oligopeptide ABC transporter substrate-binding protein, protein MNNSKVIRAFAPLLLVVLLLSGCSGADTSDNRGGREPSSHVTAAGGEPKAGGTVTYGFPSPFKGLFEPAFYEGEDDFHVLEFTTEPLFTVTDDLTTAPGIATWQESADHKTFTFKIKQGIHWQNGAELTVEDWKFALEVIADPDYTGPRFYSVEMIQGAEAYHTGKAKQISGIQVIDPYTMKVTVTAARVNTIDNLWAYPMNKSYFAGVAVKDMPNSDQVRKAPIGIGPFKVKHIQPGEFVELTRFDDYYKGKPLLDGVLYKVFDDKLITSLFEQGGIDIEQAPRDAYESLKKLNNITLMQTPDLSYEYIGFKFGHWDGKAGQIVMDNPKFSDKRLRQAMYYALDRKGIIDAFSYGLGKLVETPISSKSWAKVPEDQINRYPYDQEKAKKLLDEAGYKDTDGDGMREDPKGTKFVIHFDGMVGGTNDEPRTEAILQNWRDVGLDVRLNGGALKEMNTFYTAVEEDDPSVELFNGVWGLSNDPDPSGLWRENDQWNYPRWSSEENERLIREGISLKAYDREYRKQVYYDWQKLINEEVPMIFVAERETITGVNKRLQGVKINTLSNIIEPYKWWVKDSE, encoded by the coding sequence ATGAACAACAGTAAGGTAATCCGAGCATTTGCACCGCTGCTCCTCGTTGTACTGCTGCTGTCGGGCTGCAGCGGAGCCGATACTTCGGACAATCGCGGCGGGAGAGAGCCTTCCTCTCATGTAACGGCTGCCGGAGGGGAGCCGAAAGCGGGAGGGACGGTAACGTACGGCTTTCCTTCTCCGTTCAAGGGATTGTTTGAACCGGCTTTTTATGAAGGTGAAGATGATTTCCATGTTCTGGAGTTTACAACCGAGCCGCTGTTTACGGTCACTGACGACTTGACCACCGCCCCCGGTATCGCAACCTGGCAGGAGTCGGCCGATCATAAAACGTTCACTTTTAAAATAAAACAAGGCATACACTGGCAGAACGGTGCTGAGCTGACCGTAGAGGATTGGAAATTTGCGCTTGAGGTCATTGCCGACCCGGACTATACCGGCCCGCGCTTTTACAGTGTGGAAATGATTCAGGGGGCCGAGGCCTATCATACTGGAAAGGCGAAGCAAATCTCGGGCATCCAGGTTATTGATCCCTATACAATGAAGGTTACGGTCACGGCCGCCCGTGTGAATACGATTGATAATCTGTGGGCGTATCCGATGAATAAGAGTTATTTTGCCGGAGTGGCGGTAAAGGATATGCCGAACAGCGACCAGGTGCGAAAAGCTCCGATCGGCATCGGTCCGTTTAAAGTGAAGCATATTCAGCCAGGCGAATTTGTTGAACTGACGCGGTTTGATGATTATTACAAGGGCAAACCCCTTCTTGACGGCGTGCTGTACAAAGTATTCGACGACAAGCTGATTACAAGCCTGTTCGAGCAGGGAGGAATCGATATCGAGCAGGCGCCGCGGGATGCGTACGAAAGCCTGAAAAAGCTGAATAACATTACGCTGATGCAAACGCCTGATTTGTCTTATGAGTATATCGGCTTCAAGTTCGGACATTGGGACGGCAAGGCCGGGCAAATTGTAATGGACAACCCCAAGTTTTCGGACAAAAGATTACGGCAGGCGATGTACTACGCTCTGGACCGCAAAGGGATCATAGACGCCTTCTCTTACGGACTCGGGAAGCTGGTGGAGACGCCGATTTCCAGTAAAAGCTGGGCCAAGGTCCCGGAGGACCAAATCAATCGATACCCGTATGATCAGGAGAAGGCCAAGAAGCTGCTCGATGAAGCTGGTTATAAGGATACGGATGGCGACGGCATGCGCGAAGATCCCAAGGGAACGAAGTTCGTGATTCATTTCGACGGCATGGTCGGCGGCACCAATGACGAACCGCGCACCGAGGCTATTTTGCAAAATTGGCGGGATGTGGGCCTGGATGTCAGGCTGAACGGCGGAGCGCTGAAGGAAATGAATACCTTCTATACGGCGGTGGAGGAGGATGATCCGTCGGTGGAGCTGTTTAACGGTGTCTGGGGATTGTCCAATGATCCGGACCCTTCCGGACTCTGGAGAGAGAATGATCAGTGGAACTATCCCCGGTGGTCCTCTGAAGAGAACGAACGGCTCATCCGGGAAGGGATAAGTCTGAAAGCGTATGACCGGGAATACCGCAAGCAGGTGTATTATGACTGGCAGAAATTAATAAATGAAGAAGTGCCGATGATTTTCGTTGCGGAACGCGAGACGATTACGGGGGTAAACAAGCGTCTTCAGGGAGTAAAGATCAATACGCTGAGCAATATTATTGAGCCTTACAAGTGGTGGGTAAAAGACAGCGAGTAG
- a CDS encoding ABC transporter permease — protein sequence MLLKFALRRLAGAMPLLLLVSVVVFALAKQMPGDGLGGGLNPGNKDPRYVAEMREKLGYDDPLPLQYFRWVKDAASGNFGQSFLYKMPVGELIGQRLPATLLLTVLSLLITYGSSLTLGMIAGRNPGRPVDRFILTASYVTYAVPTFIAAIFAIYIFAVVLHWVPLGGTVTAAASRGLWSSLGDRVVHALLPAAVLGLFNTAAYTQFLRGEIVENSGKNYVRTAVAKGISRSSVYNRHILRNSLLPLVTFLGMDIGGLLGGSVVIENLFSYPGIGTLFVAAVSGRDYAVMMAVTLMTGFMIVTGNIVADLLYGLLDPRIRAGYNGGRK from the coding sequence ATGCTGCTAAAATTTGCGCTTCGCAGACTGGCAGGCGCGATGCCGCTGCTGCTTCTGGTTTCGGTCGTCGTGTTCGCACTGGCCAAGCAGATGCCGGGCGACGGTCTTGGAGGAGGACTAAATCCGGGCAACAAAGACCCCCGTTATGTTGCGGAAATGAGGGAGAAGCTTGGATATGACGATCCTTTGCCTCTCCAGTATTTTCGTTGGGTTAAGGATGCCGCTTCCGGAAATTTCGGGCAATCCTTCCTATATAAAATGCCTGTCGGCGAACTCATCGGCCAGCGTCTGCCCGCAACCCTGCTGCTGACTGTCCTGTCGCTTCTCATTACGTATGGAAGCTCTCTAACTTTGGGAATGATCGCCGGCCGCAATCCGGGGAGACCGGTCGACCGTTTTATCCTGACGGCCAGTTATGTCACCTATGCAGTTCCGACCTTTATTGCGGCAATCTTCGCTATTTATATATTTGCGGTTGTCCTGCACTGGGTGCCACTAGGCGGCACGGTTACGGCTGCTGCTTCGCGGGGATTATGGTCATCGCTGGGAGACCGGGTGGTTCATGCCCTGCTTCCCGCTGCCGTGCTGGGCCTGTTCAATACCGCGGCCTATACGCAATTTTTGAGGGGGGAAATCGTCGAGAACAGCGGCAAAAATTATGTGCGGACGGCCGTGGCCAAAGGAATATCCAGGTCCTCGGTTTATAACCGGCATATTCTGCGCAATTCGCTCCTTCCACTCGTTACCTTTCTGGGAATGGATATAGGAGGCCTCCTCGGCGGCTCGGTAGTCATCGAAAATCTGTTCTCCTATCCGGGTATCGGAACGCTGTTTGTGGCAGCGGTGTCAGGCCGGGACTATGCGGTGATGATGGCGGTGACGCTAATGACGGGTTTCATGATAGTTACTGGGAATATTGTGGCGGACTTGCTGTATGGCCTGCTCGATCCCCGCATACGCGCGGGTTACAACGGAGGAAGAAAATGA